From one Butyricimonas faecihominis genomic stretch:
- a CDS encoding 16S rRNA (uracil(1498)-N(3))-methyltransferase yields MHLFYTPDITTNEYTLPEEESKHCVKVLRLEIGNEIFLVDGKGGFYRCEIIQAHPKRCEVRCVEKTENYGKRDYHIHIAIAPTKNIERIEWFLEKCTEIGIDEITPLLCDHSERKVIKEERLEKVIISAMKQSLKAYLPRLNPMIEFSRFVKNNQNSLKCIAHCDEGNKKSLQEIYTPGQNATILIGPEGDFSGNEITLALANNFIPVTLGESRLRTETAGIVACHSINFINEINH; encoded by the coding sequence ATGCACCTGTTTTACACGCCTGACATCACAACAAACGAGTACACGCTACCCGAGGAAGAATCAAAACATTGTGTCAAAGTTCTTCGTCTCGAAATAGGCAACGAGATTTTCCTTGTTGACGGGAAAGGTGGCTTTTACCGTTGCGAGATTATTCAAGCGCACCCTAAACGCTGTGAAGTCAGATGCGTTGAAAAAACAGAAAATTACGGAAAACGGGATTACCATATTCACATTGCCATTGCCCCGACAAAAAATATTGAACGCATCGAATGGTTCTTGGAAAAATGCACGGAAATCGGGATTGACGAAATTACACCTCTACTTTGCGATCACTCGGAACGCAAAGTAATCAAAGAAGAACGGCTGGAAAAAGTGATTATTTCTGCCATGAAACAATCCTTGAAAGCCTACCTGCCACGACTCAATCCCATGATCGAATTTTCTCGTTTTGTAAAAAACAATCAAAACTCATTGAAGTGTATCGCCCATTGCGATGAAGGAAATAAAAAGTCACTCCAAGAGATTTATACCCCCGGTCAAAACGCCACGATTCTTATCGGCCCAGAGGGAGATTTCTCGGGAAACGAAATCACGTTAGCTTTAGCAAACAATTTCATTCCCGTCACCCTGGGCGAAAGTCGCCTGCGAACAGAGACCGCAGGAATCGTCGCTTGTCATAGTATCAATTTTATCAACGAGATAAATCACTAA
- a CDS encoding DUF4290 domain-containing protein yields MDYNSQRKKLILPEYGRNIQMMVDHLATITDRDERTRAAKTVISVMGNLYPHLRDVPDFRHKLWDHLMIMSNFTLDIDSPYPLPEKDILEEKPEKLPYNNHRIKYKHYGLLTEKLIEKIKETEDPEIKRVLTVLTANHMKKSFLTWNKDSVEDDQIYNDINTLYGGNIEMPEGMILSHSKDLLQKKNTKPTNNNKQQKNNKKQFYKKHN; encoded by the coding sequence ATGGACTATAATAGCCAAAGAAAAAAACTTATTCTTCCCGAATATGGAAGGAATATTCAAATGATGGTTGACCACCTAGCAACAATAACAGACAGAGACGAGCGTACCCGTGCTGCCAAAACAGTAATCAGCGTGATGGGAAATCTTTACCCGCACCTTCGGGACGTTCCGGATTTCCGTCATAAATTGTGGGATCACCTGATGATCATGTCAAATTTCACGCTGGACATTGATTCTCCCTACCCACTCCCGGAAAAAGATATTCTGGAAGAAAAACCGGAAAAGTTACCGTATAACAATCACCGGATCAAATACAAACACTATGGTCTTCTCACCGAGAAATTAATCGAGAAAATCAAAGAAACAGAAGACCCCGAAATCAAAAGAGTACTCACGGTGTTAACCGCCAACCACATGAAAAAATCATTCCTTACGTGGAATAAAGACTCCGTGGAAGACGATCAAATCTACAACGACATCAATACATTATACGGTGGCAATATCGAAATGCCGGAAGGAATGATCCTTTCTCACTCGAAAGACTTGTTGCAGAAGAAAAATACCAAACCCACGAATAACAACAAGCAACAGAAAAACAATAAGAAACAATTTTACAAAAAACACAACTAA
- a CDS encoding FimB/Mfa2 family fimbrial subunit, protein MKRILYTFIILSTVWFTGCQKDQLDGEIPGQEIPLTFSGRSSNLSLEALSQEVNALHLLIFNEDGTLSQHKQYAGLKDVKPVKLVLGKYTFAYLSNIDEAQISGIEEGKTLEDVTLSLEKDTDGENVLPGSIFAGKSEVVVGEDKTSNAELSRLVGKLDINVEGMKSGVEVKSVTLLGSPEKIRFDGSAVGDPVRLKVPMKEQGQQLEGEAIAFPTCQDTLARLEFQIEVNGEMQNYVVGLKNRVEANKIHTINAKINVSGGLVNVTIEMDVEPWGETVSEDLSVDQRKFVDTLTVKLLMETGSPEDLRQVRALNMHFLKNDGEAHEFSINVDSWNSETLMVWSEDTLVVTHCNQVLQGNYSLVAISLRDSSGMNMYVLQSEVENVIIDSTGSVVIVLPKMKDIAAGDLQAMLEIREALRAANVSMVDNWESDNLNLWHNVHLDENGRVIGIGYQEWEDFLEDYDQVDMTKKASMKANILTRSSEEYPVWSLPESFKNLTALKWFNMGESYGSLAEIPSYMKEMTALEELSVNTDATSLPELPANLIYLNVSSLTLTAIPTHIGNLTKLEGLVFSVPYENDDEEIGDYFPMLSKSRITSADLDFSGLTNLKYLYLVATPSCELPASVWNVTRNVIEFAIAGFRNLQIPSSADFSSIREFSVANENMLPADIERIKSFQVTRLRLYSPVFGKNGLPDWMGQMNSLKSITLDSCGITSIPESFNNLNNLEDLYLPRNPELTGILPAGLLEVYNSGNLYVSASDSPNFSPDGIMLSVDNNLIMAPAEGGIYFVEVRSNAEWTCEVLWAEYVHVALLDGNENVTDSIVGGNGVLTGRGNARLRVTVDPNNPNNYWPERNGDITIHSGRHVAYINVVQKEMLDPVLDVSQSVFTVRSGDTIVFDVTSNMGWNVDVMTISGDGWMDMNMCYGEGNQRLECTVHANQSSVYKIIITDYNQFKSAEVTVNVEPDSGEIPRDSTRIN, encoded by the coding sequence ATGAAAAGAATACTATATACATTTATTATATTGTCAACCGTTTGGTTTACAGGTTGTCAGAAAGACCAGCTTGACGGGGAGATCCCGGGGCAGGAGATTCCCTTGACTTTTAGCGGTCGGTCATCCAATTTGTCTTTAGAAGCTTTATCCCAGGAGGTGAATGCTTTGCATTTGTTGATTTTTAACGAGGATGGGACTTTAAGTCAACATAAACAATATGCTGGTTTGAAGGATGTTAAACCGGTTAAATTAGTTTTAGGAAAATATACTTTTGCTTATTTATCTAATATTGATGAGGCTCAAATTAGTGGAATTGAGGAAGGAAAAACGCTGGAGGATGTGACCCTTTCATTGGAAAAAGATACTGATGGAGAGAATGTGTTGCCCGGTAGCATCTTTGCCGGTAAGAGCGAGGTCGTGGTTGGGGAGGACAAGACAAGTAATGCTGAGTTGAGTCGTTTGGTCGGGAAATTAGATATAAACGTAGAGGGTATGAAAAGTGGTGTGGAAGTTAAAAGTGTAACTTTATTGGGATCACCGGAAAAAATTCGTTTTGATGGTAGTGCCGTGGGTGATCCCGTGCGGTTGAAAGTCCCGATGAAAGAACAAGGGCAACAACTAGAGGGTGAGGCGATAGCTTTCCCTACGTGTCAGGATACTCTTGCCCGTTTAGAATTTCAGATAGAGGTAAACGGAGAAATGCAGAATTACGTGGTTGGATTAAAGAATCGGGTGGAGGCGAATAAAATTCACACGATTAATGCGAAAATAAACGTTTCAGGGGGACTCGTGAACGTAACGATCGAGATGGATGTGGAACCTTGGGGAGAAACGGTGTCGGAAGATCTTTCCGTGGATCAAAGGAAATTCGTGGATACATTGACCGTTAAATTATTGATGGAGACTGGTTCTCCCGAGGATTTGCGACAGGTGAGAGCCTTGAATATGCATTTTTTGAAAAATGATGGTGAAGCCCATGAATTTTCAATCAATGTTGATAGTTGGAATTCGGAAACTTTAATGGTTTGGAGTGAAGATACGCTTGTCGTGACGCATTGTAATCAGGTGCTTCAAGGGAATTATTCCCTAGTTGCAATTTCATTAAGGGATTCATCCGGAATGAATATGTATGTATTACAGTCTGAAGTCGAAAATGTAATTATTGATTCAACCGGAAGTGTGGTGATTGTGCTACCTAAAATGAAAGATATTGCAGCGGGTGACTTGCAGGCGATGTTGGAAATTCGGGAAGCTTTGAGAGCGGCAAACGTCAGTATGGTAGATAATTGGGAATCAGATAATTTGAATTTGTGGCATAATGTCCATTTGGATGAAAATGGACGTGTGATCGGTATTGGCTATCAAGAATGGGAAGACTTCTTGGAAGATTATGACCAGGTTGACATGACAAAGAAGGCATCCATGAAAGCGAATATATTGACCCGAAGTAGCGAGGAGTATCCTGTTTGGAGTTTACCGGAGTCATTTAAAAATTTAACTGCTTTGAAGTGGTTCAATATGGGAGAGTCATATGGTAGTTTGGCGGAAATTCCCTCTTATATGAAAGAAATGACCGCGCTGGAAGAATTGAGTGTGAACACGGATGCAACTTCTCTTCCGGAATTACCCGCTAATTTGATTTATTTGAACGTTAGTAGCTTGACTTTAACTGCGATACCGACACATATCGGTAATTTGACAAAATTGGAAGGTTTGGTATTCAGCGTTCCTTACGAGAATGATGATGAGGAAATCGGTGATTATTTTCCGATGCTTTCGAAGTCTCGAATTACTTCTGCGGATTTGGATTTTTCAGGATTAACGAACTTGAAATATTTGTATCTTGTTGCGACGCCTTCCTGCGAATTGCCTGCTTCGGTTTGGAATGTGACGAGAAACGTGATTGAATTTGCAATTGCCGGATTTCGTAATTTACAAATTCCTTCTTCTGCTGATTTCTCGTCTATTCGGGAATTTTCCGTGGCTAATGAAAATATGTTACCAGCGGATATTGAGAGAATAAAGAGTTTTCAAGTGACTCGTTTAAGGTTGTATTCTCCTGTTTTCGGGAAAAATGGATTGCCGGATTGGATGGGACAAATGAACTCGTTGAAGAGTATTACACTGGATAGTTGTGGAATTACTTCAATCCCGGAATCTTTCAATAATTTAAATAATTTGGAGGATTTATATTTGCCGAGGAATCCGGAATTGACAGGTATATTACCTGCAGGTTTGCTGGAGGTGTATAATTCGGGTAATTTGTATGTTAGTGCTTCCGATTCTCCTAATTTTAGTCCGGATGGGATCATGTTGAGCGTGGATAATAATTTAATAATGGCGCCTGCGGAAGGTGGAATATATTTTGTAGAAGTCCGGTCAAATGCAGAATGGACTTGTGAAGTCTTATGGGCGGAGTATGTTCATGTCGCTTTACTTGATGGGAACGAGAATGTAACAGATTCGATTGTCGGGGGAAATGGCGTGTTGACTGGGCGAGGAAATGCCAGATTGCGGGTAACCGTGGACCCGAATAACCCGAATAATTATTGGCCAGAAAGAAATGGAGATATTACGATTCATTCGGGGCGGCATGTGGCATATATTAACGTGGTGCAGAAGGAAATGCTGGATCCCGTGCTCGATGTTTCCCAGAGCGTATTTACTGTCCGTTCGGGAGATACGATCGTGTTTGACGTAACCTCCAATATGGGATGGAATGTAGATGTGATGACAATTTCAGGTGACGGGTGGATGGATATGAACATGTGCTATGGAGAAG
- a CDS encoding ATP-dependent helicase — translation MDFINELNENQREAVVNTDGPTLVIAGAGSGKTRVLTYRIANLLSKGVPAYRILALTFTNKAAREMQKRIATLVGQGNAANLWMGTFHSIFSKILRVEAEHLGYTSNFTIYDSQDSKNLIKSIVKDLKLDDKVYKPNDVLGRISMAKNNLVVAQAYAQSAKITSADQAAKKPMISEIYKYYQARCKQSDVMDFDDLLLQTNILFRDFPEILEKYQKKFDYILVDEYQDTNYSQYLIIKKLAEQHKNICVVGDDAQSIYSFRGARIENILNFRNDYPGYKLCKLEQNYRSTTTIVDAANSIISRNKEQIPKKTFSQNEEGDKIRVMKALSDKEEGFQVAQEIFRISQNEQAEFNNFAILYRTNAQSRIMEEALRKRNIPYKIYGGLSFYQRKEIKDLIAYLRLTINQNDEEALKRIINYPRRGIGDTTIDKLKEVAQKYNVSIWTLLCNLNKVPGMVSAMTAAKLTHFRQLIDGFTEIAKEENAYETTYRVAKASGIIEDLSSDDTPEGVSRRENIQELLNAVKDFCETAYKEGRDDKLPAFLEGVALLTDQDSEKPEDNNKVTLMTIHSAKGLEFENVFIVGMEEELFPAQQSAYSPSALEEERRLFYVALTRAEKRVIMTYSSSRYKNGNVVYPQPSRFIAEIDPHYLDGFFTPARPSMGRSLHGPGIQEKVARPKITLQPKVEVPDIDTSKLVPINGEQIIPDMVIFHPNFGPGKVISIDGLGVNKKAKVMFPKHGQKVLLLKFAKLYVQGHTN, via the coding sequence GTGGATTTTATTAACGAATTGAACGAGAACCAACGAGAGGCCGTCGTGAACACGGATGGGCCCACGCTTGTGATTGCCGGAGCAGGATCGGGTAAAACAAGGGTATTGACATATCGTATCGCGAACCTGTTGAGCAAGGGTGTACCCGCTTACCGTATTCTCGCACTGACGTTTACCAACAAAGCCGCACGGGAGATGCAGAAACGTATTGCCACCCTCGTGGGACAAGGTAACGCTGCCAACTTATGGATGGGAACCTTCCACTCCATTTTCTCCAAAATTCTACGGGTTGAGGCCGAGCATCTCGGGTACACGTCCAATTTCACGATATATGATTCACAGGATTCGAAAAACCTGATCAAGTCTATTGTCAAGGACCTGAAACTGGACGACAAGGTGTACAAACCCAACGACGTGCTGGGACGCATCTCCATGGCCAAGAACAACCTCGTCGTGGCACAGGCATACGCCCAATCGGCAAAGATCACTTCTGCCGACCAAGCGGCCAAGAAACCCATGATCTCGGAAATATACAAGTATTATCAAGCCCGTTGCAAGCAAAGCGACGTCATGGATTTCGACGACCTCCTATTGCAAACGAATATTCTCTTCCGGGATTTTCCGGAGATACTGGAAAAATACCAGAAGAAGTTCGACTACATACTCGTGGACGAGTATCAGGACACGAACTATTCGCAGTATCTTATCATCAAGAAACTGGCAGAACAGCATAAAAACATCTGCGTGGTAGGTGATGACGCGCAAAGTATTTATTCATTCCGGGGAGCCCGCATCGAAAATATCTTGAATTTCCGAAATGATTACCCGGGCTACAAGTTGTGCAAGTTGGAACAAAATTACCGTTCCACGACCACCATCGTTGACGCGGCCAATAGCATCATCAGCCGGAACAAGGAACAAATTCCGAAAAAAACATTCTCCCAGAACGAGGAAGGAGATAAAATCCGGGTAATGAAAGCCTTATCCGACAAGGAAGAAGGTTTCCAAGTGGCACAGGAGATATTCCGTATCTCTCAGAACGAACAAGCGGAGTTCAATAATTTCGCTATTCTGTACCGGACGAACGCCCAGTCCCGTATCATGGAAGAGGCCTTACGAAAAAGGAATATACCTTATAAAATATACGGTGGACTTTCATTCTACCAACGCAAGGAGATCAAAGACTTGATAGCTTACCTGCGACTGACGATCAACCAGAATGACGAGGAAGCCTTAAAACGAATCATCAACTATCCGCGGCGAGGCATCGGGGACACCACGATCGACAAGCTGAAAGAAGTGGCACAAAAATACAACGTGAGTATCTGGACACTACTTTGCAACTTGAACAAAGTTCCGGGTATGGTTTCTGCCATGACTGCAGCCAAACTAACTCATTTTAGGCAACTAATCGATGGATTCACCGAGATTGCCAAAGAAGAGAATGCATACGAAACAACTTATCGAGTGGCCAAAGCATCCGGTATCATAGAAGACCTTTCTTCCGATGACACGCCGGAAGGGGTGTCCCGCCGAGAAAACATACAGGAGTTACTGAATGCAGTCAAAGATTTCTGTGAAACCGCTTACAAGGAAGGGCGGGATGACAAACTCCCCGCATTTTTGGAAGGTGTTGCCCTGTTAACCGATCAGGATAGTGAGAAACCGGAAGACAATAATAAGGTGACCCTAATGACCATCCACTCCGCAAAGGGACTGGAGTTTGAAAACGTCTTTATCGTGGGCATGGAAGAAGAACTTTTCCCTGCCCAGCAAAGTGCCTATTCCCCTTCCGCTTTGGAAGAAGAGAGAAGGTTGTTTTACGTGGCACTGACCCGTGCAGAGAAAAGAGTGATCATGACCTATTCCTCTTCCCGGTACAAAAATGGTAACGTGGTCTATCCGCAACCCTCCCGGTTTATCGCAGAAATCGATCCGCACTACTTGGATGGATTTTTCACCCCGGCCCGTCCCTCCATGGGACGCTCGTTACACGGTCCCGGAATACAGGAAAAAGTGGCACGTCCTAAGATTACCCTTCAACCCAAGGTTGAAGTGCCGGACATTGACACCTCGAAATTGGTACCCATCAACGGGGAACAGATTATTCCCGACATGGTGATCTTTCACCCCAATTTTGGCCCGGGAAAGGTAATTTCCATAGATGGTTTGGGAGTAAATAAAAAGGCAAAAGTGATGTTCCCAAAGCACGGTCAAAAGGTTTTATTGTTAAAGTTTGCAAAACTTTACGTGCAAGGGCATACAAATTAA
- the sppA gene encoding signal peptide peptidase SppA: MKSFLKYLLATIVGIIIVHVILFFVFIGLVGAIASFSSPTIEIKDNTILKLSLKTAIPDRASENPFQNFNLMTMNPEKQIGLNKILEYIDNASKDSRIKGIYLDLTEINSNFGALATIDEIRNALLRFKKSGKFIYSYTNLGYSQKSYYLATVADSVFVNPETPLLLTGMSANISFYKDLLKKIGVQPEVIRVGKFKSAVEPYIETHMSDANREQVQTYLSSLWGNIVKGISASRNIPVEKINQITDDFKIYPTEEFVKEGFFDGTLYENAMLDKLREACGLTDDEKLSLTSFEDYTKATFPSVNFAADKIAVIYAQGNIEFQQGPESIGPELATTIREAREDKNIKAIVLRVNSPGGSALTSDIIWKEVQLAAQTKPFIASMGNVAASGGYYISCAADTIVADPTTLTGSIGIFGLLFSGEKLIKDKLGISSDVVKTNEHSDFGGGYPLPIPISDRPLTDYERNVMQTYINRGYDTFLDRVSQGRHMTKEAVNEIAQGRVWTGEDALKLGLVDVLGGLEDAIAIAANKAGLNNYQITELPVERSPFEDILINFSQSIRTSILKSELGDFYDTYREQKELLKIKGMVARIPYDLTFN; the protein is encoded by the coding sequence ATGAAAAGCTTTCTGAAATACTTGTTAGCGACTATTGTCGGTATTATTATCGTACATGTTATCCTGTTTTTCGTGTTTATCGGGCTCGTCGGGGCCATAGCCAGTTTCTCCAGTCCCACGATCGAGATCAAGGACAACACGATACTAAAACTATCACTGAAGACAGCGATCCCGGACAGGGCATCGGAGAACCCATTTCAGAACTTTAACTTGATGACCATGAACCCAGAGAAACAAATCGGGCTAAATAAAATACTTGAATACATTGACAACGCCAGCAAGGATTCCCGCATCAAGGGGATTTACCTGGATCTGACCGAGATCAACTCTAACTTCGGGGCTCTCGCCACGATCGACGAGATCCGGAATGCCCTGTTGAGATTCAAGAAAAGTGGCAAATTCATTTACAGCTACACCAATCTGGGGTACTCCCAAAAGAGCTACTACTTAGCGACAGTTGCCGATAGTGTTTTCGTTAATCCCGAAACTCCGCTACTATTAACCGGAATGAGCGCAAACATATCGTTCTACAAAGACCTTTTGAAAAAAATCGGGGTACAACCGGAAGTCATTCGTGTCGGTAAATTCAAATCAGCCGTGGAACCCTACATCGAAACACACATGAGTGATGCCAACCGGGAACAGGTACAGACCTATTTAAGTTCTCTTTGGGGTAACATCGTGAAAGGAATTTCCGCCAGCAGAAATATCCCGGTAGAAAAGATCAATCAAATCACCGATGATTTCAAAATCTACCCGACAGAAGAATTCGTGAAAGAAGGATTTTTTGATGGAACCCTTTACGAAAACGCCATGCTCGACAAACTGCGAGAAGCATGTGGATTAACAGATGATGAAAAACTATCCCTGACAAGTTTCGAAGATTACACGAAAGCCACTTTCCCAAGCGTGAACTTTGCCGCCGACAAAATCGCGGTGATCTATGCGCAAGGGAATATCGAATTCCAACAGGGACCGGAAAGTATAGGACCGGAACTGGCCACGACCATCCGGGAAGCACGTGAAGATAAAAACATCAAAGCTATCGTGTTACGTGTAAACTCCCCGGGAGGTAGCGCACTGACTTCCGATATTATCTGGAAAGAGGTACAACTGGCCGCCCAGACTAAACCGTTCATCGCCTCCATGGGTAACGTGGCCGCATCCGGAGGGTACTACATATCCTGTGCGGCAGACACTATCGTGGCAGACCCGACAACCCTCACAGGTTCCATCGGTATATTCGGTTTACTATTCAGCGGGGAGAAACTGATCAAAGATAAACTAGGAATCTCTTCCGACGTGGTGAAGACCAACGAACACAGTGATTTCGGTGGCGGCTACCCGTTACCCATCCCTATCAGTGATCGTCCCTTAACAGACTACGAGCGCAACGTGATGCAGACCTACATCAACCGGGGATATGACACCTTCCTCGATCGGGTAAGCCAAGGACGCCACATGACCAAAGAGGCGGTAAACGAAATCGCACAAGGACGGGTGTGGACAGGAGAGGATGCGCTGAAACTCGGATTAGTTGACGTGTTAGGCGGACTCGAAGATGCCATTGCCATCGCCGCCAACAAAGCAGGTCTGAACAATTACCAGATCACCGAACTACCGGTTGAACGCAGTCCTTTCGAAGATATTCTGATAAATTTCTCGCAAAGCATCAGAACCAGCATATTAAAATCAGAACTGGGCGATTTCTATGATACTTACCGGGAACAGAAAGAATTATTAAAAATAAAAGGCATGGTAGCCAGAATTCCTTACGATCTCACGTTTAATTAA
- the murA gene encoding UDP-N-acetylglucosamine 1-carboxyvinyltransferase has protein sequence MSKFEVIGGRRLKGELVPQGAKNEALQVICACLLTREEVVISNIPEILDVIKLIDLLRGMGVKVERLQKGEFSFRANDINFDYLETEDFYSKAASLRGSIMILGPLLAMHGCGLVPKPGGDKIGRRRLDTHFLGFEKLGATFEYDAISGCYKASAQKLRGTYMLLDEASVTGTANIIMAAVLAEGVTTIYNAACEPYVQQLCRMLNAMGARISGIASNLLTIEGVESLGGCQHRCLPDMIEVGSYIGLAALTRSEITIKNVAIPQLGIIPDAFRKLGIRVEERGDDLYIPRQEHYMIEDFIDGSILTIADAPWPGLTPDLLSVFLVVATQAKGSVLIHQKMFESRLFFVDKLIDMGAKIILCDPHRATVIGQNHESQLRATKMTSPDIRAGIALLIAALSAQGTSVIDNIDQIDRGYEHIDEKLNAIGAEIRRVD, from the coding sequence ATGAGCAAATTTGAAGTTATTGGTGGGAGACGATTGAAAGGCGAGTTGGTTCCCCAGGGAGCAAAGAATGAGGCATTACAGGTGATCTGTGCTTGTTTGTTGACTAGGGAAGAAGTGGTTATCAGTAATATCCCGGAGATATTGGATGTGATAAAATTGATTGATCTACTTCGGGGTATGGGAGTGAAGGTGGAGAGACTTCAAAAAGGTGAGTTTTCTTTCCGGGCGAACGACATAAATTTCGATTACTTGGAAACAGAAGATTTTTACAGTAAAGCGGCTAGTTTGCGCGGGTCGATCATGATTCTGGGACCGTTGTTGGCCATGCATGGTTGCGGTTTGGTTCCCAAGCCGGGAGGGGATAAAATCGGGCGTCGTCGGTTAGATACCCATTTTCTTGGTTTCGAGAAATTGGGAGCCACGTTCGAATATGATGCGATTTCGGGATGTTACAAGGCCTCTGCCCAGAAATTACGGGGGACTTATATGTTACTTGATGAGGCATCGGTGACCGGAACGGCGAATATTATCATGGCTGCCGTGTTGGCGGAAGGGGTGACCACGATCTATAACGCTGCTTGCGAGCCTTACGTGCAACAGTTATGCAGGATGTTAAATGCCATGGGAGCCCGGATTTCGGGGATTGCTTCCAATTTGTTGACGATTGAAGGGGTTGAAAGTCTTGGGGGGTGTCAGCATCGTTGTTTACCCGACATGATCGAGGTGGGTAGTTACATAGGACTTGCAGCATTGACCCGCTCGGAGATCACGATTAAGAATGTCGCTATTCCCCAGTTAGGTATTATTCCGGATGCGTTCCGTAAGTTGGGAATCCGGGTAGAGGAACGTGGGGATGATTTATATATTCCTCGTCAGGAACATTACATGATAGAAGATTTTATTGATGGTTCAATTTTGACAATTGCCGATGCTCCTTGGCCGGGGTTGACGCCCGACTTATTGAGTGTATTCCTTGTTGTTGCTACTCAGGCAAAAGGGAGTGTGCTGATTCATCAGAAGATGTTCGAGAGCCGTTTGTTCTTCGTGGACAAATTAATCGACATGGGGGCGAAGATTATTCTTTGTGATCCGCATCGGGCCACGGTTATCGGGCAAAATCATGAATCTCAGCTACGGGCCACCAAGATGACGTCGCCGGATATACGTGCGGGAATCGCCTTGTTGATCGCGGCGTTGTCTGCGCAAGGGACAAGTGTCATTGATAACATCGACCAGATTGACCGCGGTTACGAGCATATTGATGAAAAGTTGAATGCGATTGGTGCGGAGATCAGACGGGTTGACTGA
- the folK gene encoding 2-amino-4-hydroxy-6-hydroxymethyldihydropteridine diphosphokinase encodes MLVTLIFGGNQGDRKALIGEAITEMSSIGKIERCSSLYETAPWGFESSDSFYNQIVTYETNLHPEEVLDKCQATEQKLGRVRSGTQFCSRTMDIDILFCDSQIINTPRLTVPHPRLAQRNFVLAPLNEIMPAFIHPVSHKTIATLLSECTDTLKAEKKF; translated from the coding sequence ATGTTGGTAACTTTAATCTTCGGGGGAAATCAAGGGGACCGGAAAGCCTTGATCGGTGAGGCCATAACGGAAATGTCAAGCATAGGGAAGATCGAACGCTGTTCTTCCCTTTACGAAACCGCCCCGTGGGGATTCGAATCATCTGATTCTTTTTATAATCAAATTGTTACTTACGAAACAAATCTACACCCGGAAGAAGTTTTGGATAAATGTCAGGCCACAGAACAAAAACTCGGACGAGTTCGCTCCGGTACTCAGTTCTGTTCCCGAACCATGGATATAGACATTCTTTTCTGTGATTCCCAAATCATCAACACGCCTCGCCTGACAGTTCCTCATCCCAGACTAGCACAACGTAATTTCGTACTTGCCCCCCTGAACGAAATCATGCCGGCCTTCATTCATCCGGTCAGTCACAAAACCATTGCCACTCTTCTCTCAGAATGCACGGACACGCTTAAAGCGGAGAAGAAATTTTAG